In Shinella sp. XGS7, a single genomic region encodes these proteins:
- a CDS encoding GGDEF domain-containing protein, translated as MHIHVPTLMLALLMGFLLLTLQLAATQRQELRQPALRLWTQGCWAMLLGFALLVARIWAPYWVSVLFGNALIALGLLLYHHALSLHLRQRLASRWSWAALGLSCLWLALSLLLDWTPGARTALMSLLLAGFAGASLLLSLRRGWQAEPALRMVALTFGLATGALLLRAGDAWLRPEGYTALVQTGLVPGLTFLVGFLSLMGSGFGFVLACLERVARQMETMATLDGLTGCLNRMTTDTLLAHSLERGRREGRPLAFALLDLDHFKQINDQHGHRAGDAVLRAFVVEVRSRLRASDVLGRVGGEEFGIILPGTDGPGAHCLIEQVRRAVEALRIPGCGEGGSELCLTVSAGVAVAEPQAGLSADALYARADAALYRAKHLGRNRVQLGPAEGGEQALSGAA; from the coding sequence GTGCATATCCATGTGCCGACCCTGATGCTGGCCCTGCTCATGGGCTTTCTGCTGCTGACCCTGCAGCTGGCCGCGACCCAGCGCCAGGAGCTGCGGCAGCCCGCGCTGCGCCTGTGGACCCAGGGTTGCTGGGCCATGCTGCTGGGCTTTGCCCTGCTGGTGGCGCGCATCTGGGCGCCTTACTGGGTCTCGGTGCTCTTCGGCAATGCCCTGATCGCCCTGGGCCTGCTGCTCTACCACCATGCCCTGTCCCTGCATCTGCGCCAGCGCCTGGCCTCGCGCTGGAGCTGGGCAGCGCTGGGCTTGTCCTGCCTGTGGCTGGCGCTGAGCCTGCTGCTGGACTGGACGCCCGGGGCCCGCACCGCCCTGATGTCCCTGCTGCTGGCCGGTTTTGCCGGCGCAAGCCTGCTGCTGTCCCTGCGCCGGGGCTGGCAGGCCGAGCCGGCGCTGCGCATGGTGGCCCTGACCTTCGGCCTGGCCACCGGGGCCTTGTTGCTGCGCGCCGGGGATGCCTGGTTGCGCCCCGAGGGCTATACCGCCCTGGTGCAGACCGGCCTGGTGCCGGGCCTGACCTTTCTGGTGGGCTTTCTGAGCCTGATGGGCTCGGGCTTCGGCTTTGTGCTGGCCTGCCTGGAGCGGGTGGCGCGGCAGATGGAGACCATGGCCACGCTGGACGGCCTCACCGGCTGCCTCAACCGCATGACCACCGACACCTTGCTGGCCCACAGCCTGGAGCGCGGCCGGCGCGAGGGTCGGCCCCTGGCCTTCGCCCTGCTGGACCTGGACCACTTCAAGCAGATCAATGACCAGCACGGGCATCGCGCGGGTGACGCGGTGCTGCGCGCCTTCGTTGTCGAGGTGCGTTCGCGCCTGCGCGCCTCGGACGTGCTGGGCCGCGTGGGTGGGGAGGAGTTCGGCATCATCCTGCCGGGCACCGACGGCCCCGGTGCGCACTGCCTGATCGAGCAGGTGCGGCGGGCCGTGGAGGCCTTGCGCATTCCCGGCTGCGGCGAGGGGGGCAGCGAACTCTGCCTGACCGTCTCGGCCGGGGTGGCGGTGGCCGAGCCCCAGGCGGGGCTCAGTGCCGACGCGCTCTATGCCCGGGCCGATGCGGCGCTCTACCGCGCCAAACATCTGGGCCGCAACCGGGTGCAGCTGGGCCCGGCCGAGGGCGGGGAGCAGGCGCTCAGCGGCGCCGCTTGA
- a CDS encoding antibiotic biosynthesis monooxygenase → MIAVIFEVLPAPAGRQRYLDLAAKLKPLLERVDGFISIERFQSLSDPGKLLSLSFWRDEAAVQRWRQLEAHRAAQAEGRAGVFADYRLRVATVERDYGLHPREQAPPDSRRHHGERPA, encoded by the coding sequence ATGATCGCCGTCATCTTCGAAGTGCTGCCCGCGCCCGCGGGCCGCCAGCGCTACCTGGACCTGGCCGCCAAGCTCAAGCCGCTGCTGGAGCGCGTGGACGGCTTCATCAGCATCGAGCGCTTCCAGAGCCTGAGCGATCCGGGCAAGCTGCTCTCGCTGTCCTTCTGGCGCGATGAGGCCGCCGTGCAGCGCTGGCGGCAGCTTGAAGCGCACCGCGCGGCCCAGGCCGAAGGCCGTGCCGGCGTGTTTGCCGACTACCGCCTGCGCGTGGCCACGGTGGAGCGCGACTATGGCCTGCACCCGCGCGAACAGGCCCCCCCGGACAGCCGCCGCCACCATGGCGAGCGCCCGGCTTGA
- a CDS encoding M61 family metallopeptidase, which produces MLSPLAQASEPPLPPPPAAQDAPYLGPLRLQVDATDLDRRVFQVRQQLPVRPGPLTLYFPQYLPGTHGPYGAIERLAGVQIRAGAREIPWLRDAADPYALRLEVPPGVDELQLQFQFLTPTTREGGRQLITREMLNLQWNSVLLYPAGHHASALQVQASVRLPAGWQQASALRVAQQRREGETELLEFQRVSLETLVDSPLFAGAHLRRVPLEAPGSARPVVLNIVADTPELLREISEEQLQAHRRRVEQADRLFGARHFAKYDFLLALSDQLGGIGLEHHESSENGVKPGYFRDWAKRAGSRELLPHEYVHSWNGKFRRPLDLWTPHYNLPMRNSLLWLYEGQTQYWGKLLAARSGLVSAEQAREGLAQMAATAAHRAGRVWRSLQDTTVEPSSGRRGAMPDWRNWQRGADYYDEAALVWLDADTLIREKSGGQRSLDDFARTFFGLEDGRVQPLTYRFDDVVDALERIQPHDWRRFLRERLDRHEPQAPLDGLERAGWRLSWAETESPLAHNSDSEWRSDDFAYSLGLYLKRDGQVDSVLWDSPAWSAGLSRAVQLVAVNGLAYKAERLATAISANKGGQAPIALLLKEGERYRSITLDYRGGLRYPRLTRIEDRPERLDAQLLAPRR; this is translated from the coding sequence TTGTTGAGCCCCCTGGCCCAGGCGAGCGAGCCGCCGCTGCCGCCGCCCCCGGCTGCCCAGGACGCACCCTATCTCGGCCCGCTGCGCCTGCAGGTGGACGCCACCGATCTGGACCGCCGCGTCTTCCAGGTGCGCCAGCAGCTGCCGGTGCGGCCGGGCCCGCTGACGCTCTACTTCCCGCAGTACCTGCCGGGCACGCACGGGCCCTACGGCGCCATCGAGCGCCTGGCCGGGGTGCAGATCCGCGCCGGTGCACGCGAGATCCCCTGGCTGCGCGATGCGGCCGATCCCTATGCCCTGCGCCTGGAGGTGCCCCCGGGCGTGGACGAGCTGCAGCTGCAGTTCCAGTTCCTCACGCCCACCACCCGCGAGGGCGGGCGCCAGCTCATCACGCGCGAGATGCTGAACCTGCAGTGGAACAGCGTGCTGCTCTACCCCGCCGGCCACCACGCCAGCGCCCTGCAGGTGCAGGCCAGCGTGCGCCTGCCCGCGGGCTGGCAGCAGGCCAGCGCGCTGCGCGTGGCCCAGCAGCGCCGTGAGGGCGAGACCGAGCTGCTGGAGTTCCAACGCGTGAGCCTGGAGACCCTGGTGGACTCACCCCTGTTTGCCGGCGCCCATCTGCGCCGCGTGCCCCTGGAGGCGCCGGGCAGCGCGCGGCCCGTGGTGCTGAACATCGTGGCCGACACGCCCGAGCTGCTGCGCGAGATCAGCGAGGAGCAGCTGCAGGCCCACCGCCGCCGGGTGGAGCAGGCCGACCGGCTCTTCGGCGCGCGCCACTTCGCCAAGTACGACTTCCTGCTGGCGCTCTCGGACCAGCTGGGCGGCATCGGCCTGGAGCATCACGAGAGCAGCGAGAACGGCGTGAAGCCCGGCTACTTCCGCGACTGGGCCAAGCGCGCCGGTTCGCGCGAGCTGCTGCCGCACGAGTACGTCCACTCCTGGAACGGCAAGTTCCGCCGCCCGCTGGACCTCTGGACCCCGCACTACAACCTGCCCATGCGCAACAGCCTGCTCTGGCTCTACGAGGGCCAGACCCAGTACTGGGGCAAGCTGCTGGCGGCGCGCAGCGGCCTGGTGAGCGCCGAGCAGGCGCGCGAGGGCCTGGCCCAGATGGCGGCCACCGCGGCCCACCGCGCCGGCCGCGTCTGGCGCTCGCTGCAGGACACCACGGTGGAGCCCAGCAGCGGGCGCCGCGGCGCCATGCCCGACTGGCGCAACTGGCAGCGCGGCGCCGACTACTACGACGAGGCCGCCCTGGTCTGGCTGGATGCCGACACCCTGATCCGCGAGAAGAGCGGCGGCCAGCGCAGCCTGGACGATTTCGCCCGCACCTTCTTCGGCCTGGAGGACGGCCGCGTCCAGCCCCTCACCTACCGCTTCGATGATGTGGTGGACGCGCTCGAGCGCATCCAGCCGCACGACTGGCGCCGCTTTCTGCGCGAGCGCCTGGACCGGCATGAGCCCCAGGCCCCGCTGGACGGGCTGGAGCGCGCCGGCTGGCGCCTGAGCTGGGCCGAAACCGAGAGCCCCCTCGCCCACAACAGCGACTCGGAATGGCGCAGTGACGACTTTGCCTACTCCCTGGGCCTCTACCTCAAGCGCGACGGCCAGGTGGACAGCGTGCTCTGGGACAGCCCGGCCTGGAGCGCCGGCCTGAGCCGCGCGGTGCAGCTGGTGGCGGTGAACGGCCTGGCCTACAAGGCCGAGCGCCTGGCCACGGCCATCTCGGCCAACAAGGGCGGCCAGGCGCCCATCGCCCTGCTGCTCAAGGAGGGCGAGCGCTACCGCAGCATCACGCTGGACTACCGCGGCGGCCTGCGCTATCCGCGGCTCACGCGCATCGAGGACAGGCCCGAGCGCCTGGACGCGCAGCTGCTGGCGCCGCGGCGCTGA
- a CDS encoding cytochrome b/b6 domain-containing protein: protein MSARAEPVWDRFVRVFHWSLVACVAFNLLVQDDGERLHRWSGYLASGLVLARIVWGFIGSRHARFADFFPTPARLRAHLQALRAGRPEAHEGHNPLGALMMLALLALVLSLGLTGWMQGLDAFWGEEWLEELHEGLAATLQGLVLLHVGAALLMSHLERTDLIRAMITGFKRRR from the coding sequence GTGAGCGCGCGCGCCGAGCCGGTCTGGGACCGCTTTGTGCGCGTCTTCCACTGGAGCCTGGTGGCCTGCGTGGCCTTCAATCTGCTGGTGCAGGACGACGGCGAGCGCCTGCACCGCTGGTCGGGCTATCTGGCCAGCGGCCTGGTGCTGGCGCGCATCGTCTGGGGCTTCATCGGCAGCCGGCATGCGCGCTTTGCCGACTTCTTCCCCACGCCGGCGCGGCTGCGCGCCCATCTGCAGGCCCTGCGCGCCGGCCGGCCGGAGGCTCACGAGGGCCACAACCCGCTGGGCGCCCTGATGATGCTGGCCCTGCTGGCCCTGGTGCTGAGCCTGGGCCTCACCGGCTGGATGCAGGGGCTGGACGCCTTCTGGGGCGAGGAATGGCTGGAGGAGCTGCACGAGGGCCTGGCGGCCACGCTGCAGGGCCTGGTGCTGCTGCATGTGGGCGCGGCCCTGCTGATGAGCCATCTGGAGCGGACCGACCTGATCCGCGCCATGATCACCGGCTTCAAGCGGCGCCGCTGA
- a CDS encoding flavin reductase family protein, translating into MKAMMNPRSRRIHPSVLYFGQPVALLSTLNADGSSNLSPISSCWSLGRRLVLGLGLDGQAWANLQRDPGLVLNLPEAAQWPAVERLGRLTGLAEVPAYKAAMGYRHCADKFAAAGLQPVASEQVRPARVHECPAQLEARALLPQGDLLEPTLRQARERGFLILEAEVLQVHAHERICLPGSEHIDTRAWQPLLYVFRHYCGTSAPLGANFRAETTLPEKACTP; encoded by the coding sequence ATGAAAGCGATGATGAACCCGAGAAGCCGACGCATCCACCCGTCCGTCCTGTACTTCGGCCAGCCGGTCGCCCTGCTGAGCACGCTCAATGCCGATGGCAGCAGCAATCTCTCGCCGATCTCTTCCTGCTGGTCGCTGGGCCGCCGCCTGGTGCTGGGCCTGGGCCTTGATGGCCAGGCCTGGGCCAATCTGCAGCGCGATCCTGGCCTGGTGCTGAACCTGCCGGAAGCCGCGCAATGGCCGGCTGTCGAGCGTCTGGGCCGGCTCACCGGCCTGGCCGAGGTGCCGGCCTACAAAGCGGCCATGGGCTACCGGCATTGCGCCGACAAGTTCGCCGCCGCCGGCCTGCAGCCCGTGGCCAGCGAGCAGGTGCGTCCGGCGCGGGTGCACGAATGCCCGGCCCAGCTGGAGGCGCGCGCCTTGCTGCCCCAGGGCGACCTGCTCGAGCCGACCCTGCGGCAGGCCCGCGAGCGCGGCTTCCTGATCCTCGAGGCCGAGGTGCTGCAGGTCCATGCCCACGAGCGCATCTGCCTGCCCGGCAGCGAGCACATCGACACCCGCGCCTGGCAGCCCCTGCTCTATGTGTTCCGCCATTACTGCGGCACCAGCGCACCGCTGGGCGCCAATTTCCGCGCCGAAACCACTCTGCCCGAGAAGGCCTGCACCCCATGA
- a CDS encoding helix-turn-helix transcriptional regulator: MPRPSEDPPPRADLALSEIAQCMAEPVRARMLCCLLDGHARTATELAAVGDVAASTASSHLARLLRQGLLQCQSQGRHRYYRLAGGEVGSALEALLVVAARAAPAPAFEPSTPEPLREARRCYDHLAGHWGVRLHDHALRRGWIVVPPAAAPRDYGLTPAGEAALSRLGVDVAAARAARRRRLACACMDWSERRPHLGGALGAAWLQALLGQGWLRAELDSRALRPTRRGLQGLEHLLGGSA, from the coding sequence ATGCCCCGCCCCAGCGAAGACCCGCCGCCGCGCGCCGATCTGGCGCTGTCCGAGATCGCCCAGTGCATGGCCGAGCCGGTGCGTGCGCGCATGCTGTGCTGCCTGCTGGATGGTCATGCGCGCACGGCCACCGAGCTGGCGGCGGTGGGCGATGTGGCCGCCTCCACGGCCAGCAGCCATCTCGCGCGCCTGCTGCGCCAGGGCCTGCTGCAGTGCCAGAGCCAGGGCCGGCATCGCTACTACCGCCTGGCGGGCGGCGAGGTGGGCAGCGCGCTGGAGGCGCTGCTGGTGGTGGCCGCGCGTGCGGCGCCCGCGCCGGCCTTTGAGCCCAGCACCCCCGAGCCCCTGCGCGAGGCGCGGCGCTGCTACGACCATCTGGCCGGCCACTGGGGCGTGCGTCTGCACGACCATGCGCTGCGCCGCGGCTGGATCGTCGTGCCGCCCGCGGCGGCGCCCCGCGACTATGGGCTCACCCCCGCGGGCGAGGCGGCCCTGAGCCGTCTGGGCGTGGATGTGGCAGCGGCCCGGGCCGCGCGGCGGCGCCGCCTGGCCTGTGCCTGCATGGACTGGAGCGAGCGGCGCCCGCATCTGGGGGGCGCGCTCGGGGCGGCCTGGCTGCAGGCCCTGCTGGGGCAGGGCTGGCTGCGGGCCGAGCTGGACAGCCGCGCGCTGCGCCCCACGCGGCGCGGCCTGCAAGGTCTGGAACATCTGCTGGGAGGTAGCGCATGA
- a CDS encoding PepSY domain-containing protein — protein sequence MKTPRHSAPLLALGFGLLTLSHAALAGPSCQVPPERWMKEADFRKTVEAQGYQIKTLKVSKGRCYEIYGQDAAGHKVEIYFDPATAAVLERK from the coding sequence ATGAAGACCCCGCGCCACTCCGCCCCCCTGCTGGCCCTTGGTTTCGGCCTGCTGACCCTGAGCCACGCCGCCCTGGCGGGCCCCAGCTGCCAGGTGCCGCCCGAGCGCTGGATGAAGGAGGCCGACTTCCGCAAGACCGTGGAGGCTCAGGGCTACCAGATCAAGACCCTCAAGGTCAGCAAGGGCCGCTGCTACGAGATCTATGGCCAGGACGCGGCCGGCCACAAGGTGGAGATCTACTTCGACCCCGCCACCGCCGCGGTGCTGGAGCGCAAGTGA
- a CDS encoding DUF72 domain-containing protein, which yields MSSEGIYVGIGGWNYEPWRQTFYPPGLPAARELEYASRQLTAIEVNGTYYSSFKPPTFAKWRDSTPQGFKFSLKAHRFATNRRVLAEAGESVQRFLDSGIAELGEKLGPIVWQFAPSKRFDPVDFAAFLRLLPSAVAGVPLRHALDVRHESFRCAEFLALARRHGATIVFTESDDYPAIADASGSFIYSRIMRTVSALPQGCTAEVLDALAASARCWRAGGTPAGVPLVEPELREGSAARDVFMFFISGAKERAPAAAMALIERLR from the coding sequence ATGAGCAGCGAAGGCATCTATGTGGGCATCGGCGGCTGGAACTACGAGCCCTGGCGCCAGACCTTCTATCCGCCGGGCCTGCCGGCCGCGCGCGAGCTGGAATATGCCAGCCGCCAGCTCACGGCCATCGAGGTGAATGGCACCTACTACAGCAGCTTCAAGCCGCCCACCTTTGCCAAATGGCGGGACAGCACGCCGCAGGGCTTCAAGTTCTCGCTCAAGGCCCACCGCTTCGCGACGAACCGGCGCGTGCTGGCCGAGGCCGGCGAATCCGTGCAGCGCTTCCTGGACAGCGGCATTGCCGAGCTGGGCGAGAAGCTGGGGCCTATCGTCTGGCAGTTCGCGCCGAGCAAGCGTTTTGATCCGGTGGATTTCGCGGCCTTTCTGCGGCTGCTGCCGTCCGCGGTGGCCGGCGTGCCCCTGCGGCATGCGCTGGATGTGCGGCACGAGAGTTTCCGCTGCGCCGAGTTCCTTGCCCTGGCGCGGCGCCATGGCGCGACCATCGTGTTCACCGAGTCGGACGACTACCCGGCCATCGCCGATGCCAGCGGCTCCTTCATCTACAGCCGCATCATGCGCACCGTGAGCGCCTTGCCGCAGGGCTGCACGGCCGAGGTGCTGGACGCGCTGGCGGCCAGCGCGCGCTGCTGGCGCGCGGGCGGTACGCCGGCCGGCGTGCCCCTGGTGGAGCCGGAGTTGCGCGAGGGCAGCGCGGCGCGAGATGTGTTCATGTTCTTCATCAGCGGGGCCAAGGAGCGGGCGCCGGCCGCCGCGATGGCGCTGATCGAGCGCCTGCGCTGA